The following are encoded together in the Ovis aries strain OAR_USU_Benz2616 breed Rambouillet chromosome 15, ARS-UI_Ramb_v3.0, whole genome shotgun sequence genome:
- the LOC101102926 gene encoding olfactory receptor 52B4-like, translating to MTASNHSSVSHTVFHLLGIPGLEDQHVWISIPFFISYVIALLGNSLLICIIFMERSLHEPMYLFLYMLAGADLVLSTCTVPQALAIFWFNMREISLDRCITQLFFIHSTFISESGILLVMAFDRYIAICYPLRYTTILTHTLIGKIGVIAFLRSYCTIFPIIFLLKRLTFCQNNVIPHTYCEHIGLAKYACNDIQVNIWYGFSVLMLTVVLDVLLIFVSYILILHAVFHIPSQDARHKALNTCGSHVCVIILFYGPGIFTILTQRFGRHIPPHIHILLANVCMLAPPMLNPIIYGIKTKQIWEQVAHVLFIKKK from the coding sequence ATGACTGCTTCTAACCACAGCAGTGTTAGCCACACAGTCTTCCATTTGCTGGGCATCCCTGGCCTTGAGGACCAGCATGTGTGGATCTCCATCCCCTTCTTCATTTCCTATGTCATTGCCCTGCTTGGGAACAGCCTGCTCATCTGCATTATCTTCATGGAACGGAGCCTCCATGAACCCATGTATCTCTTCCTCTACATGCTGGCTGGAGCAGACCTTGTCCTCTCCACGTGCACAGTCCCTCAGGCCTTGGCCATTTTCTGGTTCAATATGAGGGAGATCTCCCTGGATCGCTGCATCACTCAactcttcttcatccattccacCTTCATCTCTGAGTCGGGGATCTTGCTGGTGATGGCATTTGACCGCTACATTGCCATATGCTACCCACTGAGATACACCACTATTCTTACACACACACTAATTGGGAAAATCGGTGTGATTGCCTTTCTGAGAAGTTATTGTACAATTTTCCCCataatatttcttttgaaaaggtTGACTTTTTGCCAAAATAATGTCATTCCACACACCTATTGTGAACACATTGGCTTGGCCAAATATGCTTGTAATGACATTCAAGTGAACATCTGGTATGGGTTTTCTGTCCTCATGTTAACAGTGGTCTTAGATGTcctattaatttttgtttcttacatTCTGATTCTCCATGCTGTCTTCCACATCCCTTCCCAAGATGCTCGTCACAAGGCTCTCAACACGTGTGGCTCCCATGTCTGTGtcatcattctcttttatgggCCTGGAATCTTCACAATCCTTACTCAGAGGTTTGGCCGCCACATTCCACCTCATATCCACATCTTGTTGGCTAATGTCTGCATGCTTGCTCCACCTATGCTGAATCCCATCATTTATGGGATCAAGACCAAGCAAATCTGGGAGCAGGTAGCTCATGTGTTgtttataaagaagaaataa